In the Mastomys coucha isolate ucsf_1 unplaced genomic scaffold, UCSF_Mcou_1 pScaffold18, whole genome shotgun sequence genome, one interval contains:
- the LOC116095418 gene encoding interferon alpha-12: protein MARLCAFLMVLVVMNYWSTCCLGCDLPQTHNLRNKRALKILAQMRRLSPLSCLKDRKDFGFPKEKVDAQQIQKPQVIHVLSELTQQVLNIFTSKDSSAAWDATLLDSFCNDLHQQLSDLQGCLMQQVGVQEPLLTQEDSLLAVRKYFHRITVYLREKKHSPCAWEVVRAEVWRALSSSAKLLTRLSEEKK from the coding sequence ATGGCTAGGCTCTGTGCTTTCCTAATGGTCCTGGTGGTGATGAACTACTGGTCAACCTGCTGTCTAGGATGTGACCTGCCTCAGACTCATAACCTCAGGAACAAGAGAGCCTTGAAAATCCTGGCACAAATGAGGagactctcccctctctcctgcctgaAGGACAGAAAGGACTTTGGATTCCCCAAGGAGAAGGTGGATGCCCAGCAGATACAGAAGCCTCAAGTCATCCATGTCCTGAGTGAGCTGACCCAGCAGGTCCTGAACATCTTCACATCGAAGGACTCATCTGCTGCTTGGGATGCAACCCTCCTAGACTCATTCTGCAATGACCTCCACCAGCAACTCAGTGACCTGCAAGGTTGTCTGATGCAGCAGGTGGGGGTGCAGGAACCTCTGCTGACCCAGGAAGACTCCCTGCTGGCTGTGAGGAAATACTTCCACAGGATAACTGTGTacctgagagagaagaaacacagcCCCTGTGCCTGGGAGGTGGTCAGAGCAGAAGTCTGGAGAGCACTGTCTTCCTCTGCCAAGTTGCTGACAAGACTGAGTGAGGAGAAGAAATGA